One region of Vigna angularis cultivar LongXiaoDou No.4 chromosome 10, ASM1680809v1, whole genome shotgun sequence genomic DNA includes:
- the LOC108335980 gene encoding branched-chain amino acid aminotransferase 2, chloroplastic: protein MERSAVSARIRLTHPICPSRHFPSLQSPFLFPSSHSLSLKLSQNHVPLTSLNLLEAPSPLHPSATLSDSYSETVDLADIEWDNLGFGLQPTDYMYIMKCARGGTFSKGELQRFGNIELNPSAGILNYGQGLFEGLKAYRKQDGNILLFRPEENGLRMQVGAERMCMPSPTVEQFVEAVKDTVLANKRWVPPPGKGSLYIRPLLMGSGPVLGLAPSPEYTFLIYVSPVGNYFKEGLAPINLIVENELHRATPGGTGGVKTIGNYAAVLKAQSEAKAKGYSDVLYLDCVHKRYLEEVSSCNIFVVKGNLISTPAIKGTILPGITRKSIIDVARSQGFQVEERFVSVDELLDADEVFCTGTAVVVSPVGSITYLGKRVSYGNGIGVVSQQLYTVLTRLQMGLSADEMNWTVELR from the exons ATGGAGAGAAGCGCCGTCTCCGCACGCATTCGACTAACACACCCGATCTGCCCTTCTCGACATTTTCCTTCTCTTCAATCGCCCTTCCTCTTCCCTTCTTCTCACTCTTTATCTCTCAAG CTTAGTCAAAATCACGTTCCTCTCACTTCGCTCAATCTTCTCGAAGCTCCTTCTCCTCTCCACCCTTCCGCCACTCTCTCTGATTCCTACAG TGAAACGGTTGACTTAGCTGATATAGAATGGGACAACCTTGGGTTTGGCCTTCAACCCACGGATTATATGTATATCATGAAATGCGCTCGAGGTGGAACCTTCTCCAAAGGTGAACTCCAGCGTTTTGGTAACATTGAATTAAACCCCTCCGCCGGAATTCTAAACTACGGCCAG GGATTGTTTGAGGGTTTGAAAGCGTATCGGAAACAAGATGGGAATATACTCCTATTCCGTCCGGAAGAAAATGGTCTGCGGATGCAGGTAGGGGCAGAGCGGATGTGCATGCCGTCGCCTACTGTGGAGCAGTTTGTGGAAGCTGTGAAGGATACTGTTTTAGCAAACAAACGTTGG GTTCCCCCTCCAGGTAAAGGTTCATTGTACATTAGACCATTGCTAATGGGAAGTGGACCTGTACTTGGTCTTGCACCTTCTCCAGAGTACACCTTTCTAATATACGTTTCACCTGTTGGGAACTACTTTAAG GAAGGTTTGGCCCCGATCAATTTGATTGTGGAAAATGAATTACATCGTGCAACTCCTGGTGGCACCGGAGGTGTGAAGACCATTGGAAACTATGCTGCG GTTCTGAAGGCACAGTCAGAAGCAAAAGCTAAAGGCTACTCTGATGTTTTATACCTTGACTGTGTGCACAAAAGATATCTGGAGGAGGTTTCTTCCTGCAACATTTTTGTTGTGAAG GGTAACCTTATTTCAACTCCCGCTATTAAAGGTACAATCCTACCTGGCATTACGCGCAAAAGTATTATTGATGTTGCTCGAAGCCAAGGGTTCCAG GTTGAGGAGCGATTCGTATCAGTGGATGAATTGCTAGACGCTGACGAAGTCTTCTGCACGGGAACAGCTGTGGTTGTGTCACCTGTTGGCAGTATTACTTATCTTGGCAAGAG GGTATCATATGGGAATGGTATCGGCGTGGTTTCACAGCAACTTTATACTGTCCTAACCAGATTACAGATGGGTCTTTCGGCGGATGAGATGAATTGGACTGTTGAGCTGAGATAA